The Glycine soja cultivar W05 chromosome 4, ASM419377v2, whole genome shotgun sequence genomic sequence ACTTAACATCTCTATGAATGACGGGCCTCTCACACCCATGATGCAAATACTCCAACCCTTTCGCTGCCCCAACAGCAATTTCATACCTGGTTTCCCAATCAAGCTCCATCTTCCTACTCGTGTGAAGCCGGTCCCACAAGCTCCCATTGGGCAAATACTCGTACACCAACAAGCTTGAATCCTCGCTGGTTATGCTGCAATAAAGCTTCACGACATTTACGTGCCTTATGGAGCTCAAGGCCTGAACCTCCGCGTCAAACTCCTTTGACTTCCCAGCAGCGAACTTATTCCCAAGCATGGGAGTGCTGCTCCACGACGACTTTCTCCTGGCGGGGACATTGGTGTTCCAAATATGCTTCACCGCGAGTTCTTTCCCGTTGGAAAGCGTGACCCTGTACACGTTCCCGGAACCTCCTTTTCCTATGAGATTCTCCTGCTTGATGGAATCTAGAATCTCCCCCTCCGAGAAACTCAACACGTGGAACGATTTCACGTCCCACGTTTCTTTCTTCAGTGAACGCTCCCCGTATTTCTCTCCCTCCTCCTTCCTCCTCTTGAGTTGCAGGTAAACGCCCAAACACGAGAGCAGCAAAATCGACGCCACCACGAAGCATATTATGAGCGCGCGCATGTCCTTCGACATGCCAGAGGAAGCAGGGCAACGCGGGAAGGAGTTATTCGCGTCGACGCTGCATAAACCAGGGTTTCCCGAGAGGCTTCCGTTGTAAGCTTCGAGGGTTAGAGCTTGTGGAATTGGACCGGTTAACCGGTTATATGATAAATCAAATAGGCTCAATCTGAGGAAAGCTAAACTCTTGGGGATTTCACCGGAGAGTTTGTTTGCTGAAAGATTCAGTGAATTTAAAGCGGGGAAAGAACCCAGGGAGGAAGGGATTTCTCCGGAGAGTGAATTTCGCGATAGGTCAACGTCGTTGAGGGAATTACAGGAACCCAGAGATTCCGGTATCGAACCTGATAACTTGTTGCTCTGTAAATGAAGGCTACCTAGTTGTTTTAGCTCGCCGATTCCTTCTGGAATGTTCCCCGAGATTTGATTCTCGCTCAGGTCCACATTCACCAACGACGTCGCTTTTGAGATTTCTTCTGGTATTTCACCGGACAACCGATTCTGCCTGGCGAATATTGAAGCCAGTGTTTTCGCGTTTTTTATATTCCAACTAACCGAACCTGATAACTGATTCAGCTCAATATCTATTATTTCCACGTTTGGAAGTCCCCATACTGAGGCAGGGACGGCGCCGGAGAGCGAGTTGTTGCTGACTCTGAACCGTTTCAAACTCAAACAGTCGCCGTAGGTGGCTGGAATCTCGCCGGAGAGCTTGTTTTGAAGCACGAGAAGCGCCCACATGGCTCCCTTTTTACACATATCCGGCGGAATCGTCCCCGTCAAGAAATTCTCCGACACGTCGATGTAAGCAAACTCTGCCCAGGAACCAACCTTCTGAGGAATAGGACCTATCAATCTGTTCCTGTACAAAGACAGAGCCTCGAGGCGTTTGAACTCGCCTATCTCAACCGGAATCTCCCCCGACAAATTGTTCTCAAAGAATTGCAGAGAAACAAGATTGGTCAAGTACTTCAATTCAGACAAATCACCTTCCAGCTTATTCATTGACCCATCCAAAAACTCAAGTCTCGTGAGGTTTCTCAACCCAATTGGAATCTTTCCTGTGAAGGAGTTGTTGAAGAACACCAGCTGCCATAGCTTCCGAAGGTTCACAATCTCCGCGGGAAAATCGCCGGTGAGGAAATTGTCAGAGAATTCCAATTCGGTGAGCTCCGTGAGGTTGCCCAGTCCTACCGGAAGCTTCCCTCTGAGGGTGCAGTTCGATAGATAGAGCCAATTGAGATTCTTGAGGCTAACAACCTCTTTGGGAAACGGCGTTAAGTCGAAAGGGTTATCTCCGACACTTAACTGTAACAGACCCGTCATGTTCAACAGCGACTGCCACGGAAAAGTTCCCGAAAATCCACTTCTGTTTAAAAACAGGTACTGCAATTGTTTGAGAGGAGATATATCGGGGAAGGGACCGGAGAAAAGATTGTTTCCCAAGTCCAAGTAGCGCAAGTTGACGCAGTTTCTAATGTCCTCTGAAACGTTGCCGTTTAAGTTGTTGAAACCGAACACGAGTTTTTGGAGGGACGGAAGTTTGCAGAGTGAGTCGAAGGGGAGAACACCGGAGAGAGTTTGGTTCGAGAGGTTGATTTCGGTGACGGAATTGAGGGAGTTGCAAGTGACTCCGTGGAAGGTGCAAACGGAATTCGTGGCGTTCCATGAGTGAAGGAGTTTGGAATTTGAATTCTGGAGGGAGGATTTTAGGTTCAGAAGGATTTGACGCTGGTCCTCGGATTGGGCGCTGGTGAGTAGTGAGAAGAGtgaaagaagaaggaggaggagtTGTAAGGCGGCGAACATGTTTGGAGAGTGTCAAGGAAAATGGCTGCGAGGACCTCTGTTTTTATTTGGGTCTTTCTATTTCAACTTCGTTTAAGTTAAGTAGTGACATTGAAGGAAAAAGTGTTCTAATTGGTGTTCAAATCCTCCATCAatcactaattatttattaatcacAAATCAATTATTCACAAACACAatctaaaaacaaatataatcacaAGAAAATTAAGTCATGTGTGTTAGATACATACTCTTTAAGAATTTATCCACCTAATATATAAGTTCTTTGAAATTTAATATGTTCCTTCCAAATAATCGGAAcatcaaaattgataaatatagaTAACCTAGGAAGAGATAAGAGGATGGATTATATAATCTCACTTGGAAGAAGGGGAGGGAGCATCTTttatagataatatatatatatatatatataataaataataacatgtaataaagataattaattacaaataatgAATAATTACTATGTTTAAATGAggtattaaaatcaatttaaaacaaaaaattatgagtaattaaaatgataataagatATGACATAAAATGTCATTATACtgacaaatatttcaaattaaaataataaataagaacattttgaaatatacaaaatataaaacaaaaagaaatcgcCATCATTTGTGTAGCCGATGCCAATGGGCGTGAGGTCACGGTAAAGTATCCTAACCCAAATGGCATCGTTGGATTATGATTTAGTTTACAAGAAGGTTGTCAAATTCGCATTTCTGTTACAAcggtgtttttcttcttttgattttttttactcgGGTATTGGTAGGGATACATTGTTAATGGTACTTTTCCTTAAGCACTGAAtggttttttatgtttttttcctgTAGTCTCTCGGATCAGTGATTGAATGCGTGTGGAAGAAGGCCCACCAAGTAGACGGATATGAAACTGGAAGCAGCCAGTGTCAATGTATGTGCATACCGATACAGATACAGCCATTGGCTTGGACTCAAGACAATGATTGCATAAACAAAGAACagtagaaaaaaaacaaaagaaagaagatccTTTGTCAagacaaaatgaaagaaaaaacaaacaccAAAACAATTGAGCAAGTATTAAGGAGTAACTACTgtgtaatattgttattgaatgATTCGTGCGTTGCTTTTTTATGGGAAACAAAAGAAGaggtgtttgatttaatttattgattaagCAAAATAACTTTTGTACATTAATTATCTAATTAATAGATGTTTTACTTAGAAGAGGATATTTTATAGGTTATTATCTAATTGAATGAACTCCCACGTTATGCATATGATAGGGATCGGATCGATGATGATATTACTGTGAGATGTAGATagatatttttactaaaaataggATATTTCAAATGAAATTTAGAGCCTAAATTTGGGGTTTCTCTAGTGATTacggaagtgtgcttgttggtTTATGTATCTCAGTTCAAATAATAttggattaattaattaatacctAGAATATTATAGTTCAATAATACATTgcataacaataaaatttatttggaaAGAAACTAGTAGATTATAAACaaatcaacaaaagaaaatttacaCTCGATATTATTCTTGTATTAGTGTCGGAAACAACACTGGATAGAATTTACATAATGAATAACCATGAGTGGGTATCACCTTTggagtactttttttttatctgaggGGGACCTTTGGCGTAGTTAAATACGCAAACGGGTCT encodes the following:
- the LOC114409164 gene encoding receptor-like protein kinase 7; the protein is MFAALQLLLLLLSLFSLLTSAQSEDQRQILLNLKSSLQNSNSKLLHSWNATNSVCTFHGVTCNSLNSVTEINLSNQTLSGVLPFDSLCKLPSLQKLVFGFNNLNGNVSEDIRNCVNLRYLDLGNNLFSGPFPDISPLKQLQYLFLNRSGFSGTFPWQSLLNMTGLLQLSVGDNPFDLTPFPKEVVSLKNLNWLYLSNCTLRGKLPVGLGNLTELTELEFSDNFLTGDFPAEIVNLRKLWQLVFFNNSFTGKIPIGLRNLTRLEFLDGSMNKLEGDLSELKYLTNLVSLQFFENNLSGEIPVEIGEFKRLEALSLYRNRLIGPIPQKVGSWAEFAYIDVSENFLTGTIPPDMCKKGAMWALLVLQNKLSGEIPATYGDCLSLKRFRVSNNSLSGAVPASVWGLPNVEIIDIELNQLSGSVSWNIKNAKTLASIFARQNRLSGEIPEEISKATSLVNVDLSENQISGNIPEGIGELKQLGSLHLQSNKLSGSIPESLGSCNSLNDVDLSRNSLSGEIPSSLGSFPALNSLNLSANKLSGEIPKSLAFLRLSLFDLSYNRLTGPIPQALTLEAYNGSLSGNPGLCSVDANNSFPRCPASSGMSKDMRALIICFVVASILLLSCLGVYLQLKRRKEEGEKYGERSLKKETWDVKSFHVLSFSEGEILDSIKQENLIGKGGSGNVYRVTLSNGKELAVKHIWNTNVPARRKSSWSSTPMLGNKFAAGKSKEFDAEVQALSSIRHVNVVKLYCSITSEDSSLLVYEYLPNGSLWDRLHTSRKMELDWETRYEIAVGAAKGLEYLHHGCERPVIHRDVKSSNILLDEFLKPRIADFGLAKLVQANVGKDSSTRVIAGTHGYIAPEYGYTYKVNEKSDVYSFGVVLMELVTGKRPIEPEFGENKDIVSWVHNKARSKEGLRSAVDSRIPEMYTEETCKVLRTAVLCTGTLPALRPTMRAVVQKLEDAEPCKLVGIVISKDGSEKKIGVNDK